The proteins below are encoded in one region of Coleofasciculaceae cyanobacterium:
- the petN gene encoding cytochrome b6-f complex subunit PetN, with protein MDILTLGWVTILALFTWSIAMVVWGRNGF; from the coding sequence ATGGACATTTTAACGTTAGGTTGGGTTACTATATTAGCTCTATTTACCTGGTCAATTGCGATGGTTGTTTGGGGCCGTAACGGATTCTAA
- the tnpA gene encoding IS200/IS605 family transposase, with amino-acid sequence MARFKSNNNIVYNCKYHVVWVTKYRRPVLTKDVETRLKEILNNIATEIQVDILEMEVGEENHVHLLISLAPQFGVHKAVKRFKGASSRYIRKEFPQLKKRLPNLWTNSYFVSTVGGAPLAQIKEYIANQKRSR; translated from the coding sequence ATGGCTCGATTTAAGAGCAACAATAATATTGTTTACAACTGTAAGTATCACGTCGTTTGGGTGACTAAATATCGTCGCCCAGTCTTAACTAAAGATGTAGAAACAAGATTAAAGGAAATTCTGAACAATATAGCCACGGAAATTCAAGTAGACATACTAGAGATGGAAGTAGGAGAAGAAAATCACGTTCACCTTTTAATATCTTTAGCTCCTCAGTTCGGAGTGCATAAAGCAGTTAAAAGATTCAAAGGCGCAAGTTCTAGATATATTAGAAAAGAATTTCCGCAGCTAAAAAAACGCCTTCCTAATCTATGGACAAACTCATATTTTGTATCGACTGTCGGAGGCGCACCTTTAGCCCAGATCAAAGAATATATTGCTAATCAAAAACGTAGTCGCTAA
- a CDS encoding anthranilate synthase component I — protein MGHKVRSIPETIEAVEPWCWRSLSLNNLTGSEVFAALFSTEPIASLLESPGITDVEQPQLSRYSICAGSPRTIQGKPRLWTPAIGEIFPFLRSLIEQSGVNNSQVAHLPFTGGWLGWLGYDLAWEIEQLPELNQDTLPFPVAYWYEPECFAVLDHLEATLWLAATDSEQLDHLEVNLSAPTFSQSKLQFAPTATQITFQTNREQYQNAVKQAKQHIQAGDIFQTNLSLRFQTNTSADSWLIYRQLQQINPSPFACYWRSPWGDVISCSPERLVQLKGDRAQTRPIAGTRRRGKTTASDRLLATELLANTKERAEHIMLVDLERNDLGRVCQWGSVEVDELLVIERYSHVMHLVSNVQGRLKPDLNVVDLIQGVFPGGTITGCPKIRCMEIIEQLEPVRRSLFYGSCGYLDQRGNVDLNILIRTLLYVKPADADLAQVYGQVGAGIVADSDPEREWDESLNKAEAQIAALQFPTSTI, from the coding sequence ATGGGTCATAAAGTTAGATCCATCCCAGAGACAATAGAGGCAGTAGAACCGTGGTGCTGGCGATCGCTCTCTTTAAATAATCTAACTGGTTCAGAGGTATTCGCTGCTTTATTTTCAACCGAACCAATCGCTTCCCTCTTAGAAAGTCCTGGGATAACGGATGTAGAACAACCCCAACTATCTAGGTATTCAATATGTGCGGGTTCGCCTCGAACCATTCAGGGTAAGCCTCGATTATGGACTCCCGCAATAGGGGAAATTTTCCCTTTCTTACGCTCTTTGATCGAGCAATCAGGGGTTAATAATTCTCAGGTAGCACATTTACCCTTTACTGGTGGCTGGTTAGGCTGGTTGGGTTACGATCTTGCCTGGGAAATAGAGCAATTACCTGAACTTAACCAAGATACTTTACCTTTTCCCGTAGCCTATTGGTATGAACCAGAATGTTTTGCCGTTTTAGATCATTTAGAAGCAACCTTGTGGCTGGCTGCTACTGACTCGGAACAATTAGATCATTTAGAGGTAAATCTTTCTGCGCCTACTTTTTCTCAGAGTAAATTACAATTTGCCCCTACTGCTACCCAAATTACTTTTCAGACAAATCGAGAACAGTACCAAAATGCCGTTAAACAAGCCAAACAACACATTCAGGCAGGAGATATCTTTCAGACCAATTTATCACTGAGATTTCAAACTAATACTAGTGCTGATAGCTGGTTAATTTATCGTCAGCTACAGCAAATAAATCCTTCTCCGTTTGCTTGCTACTGGCGATCGCCCTGGGGAGATGTAATTAGCTGTTCCCCCGAACGCTTAGTGCAATTAAAAGGCGATCGCGCGCAAACTAGACCCATTGCTGGAACCAGACGCAGAGGCAAAACGACCGCAAGCGATCGCCTTCTAGCAACTGAATTACTCGCCAATACTAAAGAACGAGCCGAACACATCATGCTAGTAGACTTAGAGCGTAATGATTTGGGTCGAGTTTGTCAATGGGGTTCGGTCGAGGTAGATGAACTATTGGTAATCGAACGCTATAGTCATGTGATGCACTTGGTAAGCAACGTTCAAGGCAGGCTGAAGCCAGACTTGAACGTCGTGGATTTGATTCAGGGGGTTTTTCCTGGAGGAACGATTACAGGCTGTCCCAAAATTCGCTGTATGGAGATTATTGAGCAATTAGAGCCAGTCCGCCGTAGTCTATTTTATGGTTCTTGTGGCTATCTCGACCAACGAGGTAATGTGGATTTAAATATTTTGATTCGCACTTTGCTATATGTTAAACCTGCTGATGCCGATCTAGCTCAGGTTTATGGACAGGTAGGTGCAGGCATTGTGGCTGATAGCGATCCAGAGCGAGAATGGGATGAATCTCTAAACAAAGCCGAAGCCCAAATCGCCGCCTTACAATTCCCAACCAGCACGATTTAA